A single genomic interval of Cyanobacteriota bacterium harbors:
- a CDS encoding methionine adenosyltransferase domain-containing protein, translated as DTVVLSTQHRPHLEHKQIEEMIIEEVIKKVIPSHFLKNTRYLINPTGRFVIGGPHGDTGLTGRKIIVDTYGGYSRHGGGAFSGKDPSKVDRSAAYMARYIAKNIVAAGLADRCEVQISYAIGYPEPTSVLIDTFGTNKVDEEKISKRVKEIFRLTPKGIEESLELRSKERKYIQTA; from the coding sequence GATACTGTGGTTCTCTCTACACAACATAGACCTCATTTGGAACATAAACAAATTGAAGAAATGATCATAGAAGAAGTAATCAAGAAAGTCATCCCTTCCCATTTTTTAAAAAACACACGATATTTAATTAATCCCACAGGTAGATTCGTGATAGGCGGACCGCATGGGGATACAGGTTTGACAGGGAGAAAGATCATTGTTGATACTTATGGTGGATATAGTAGACACGGTGGTGGTGCTTTTTCTGGCAAAGATCCATCAAAAGTAGATCGTAGTGCTGCTTACATGGCACGTTATATTGCAAAAAACATAGTTGCCGCTGGGCTCGCAGATAGATGTGAAGTTCAAATCTCCTATGCAATTGGATACCCTGAACCAACTTCTGTTTTAATTGATACGTTCGGAACTAATAAAGTTGACGAAGAGAAAATCTCAAAAAGAGTAAAAGAAATCTTTCGATTAACCCCAAAAGGTATCGAAGAATCCTTAGAACTCCGTTCGAAAGAAAGAAAATACATACAAACTGCA